A window of Elusimicrobiota bacterium contains these coding sequences:
- a CDS encoding RcpC/CpaB family pilus assembly protein: MRSLLLAAALFAVPAALHAETQHLSISVADYPLDKFLETLSQQTKANFIVAEGVQDRRVSLSFKNAPVKEVLDQLRQSKGLSYQELGPNLYLLANKPLSLDGARALDGYAVFGATLTIRARQAPLQGLFDQIGGQTKTNFSLAEGLEGSRATLLLKKVTARQAVQVLCAIKGLTVNITGSGSFIVRPVNPAPAAGARRLPDSRPLVVRDTPNPGQVDIAAGERFLIELPGNLKSPYEWVVAEIDPGMVSVGQTIMTAKKGDPDGYATWVFPFQALKPGGTSVLLEYRNAREKEAPIKTFKLAVTVSEGAAAAAAAAEPEQKAPPMKADPQGIFTGYRGVSLSLPGHQLAFLKKGDHVDVMVTFDAKLADNRKEKVTATILQNVRIVDISKPAKGEERGTIQILLNPNEAQYAALSDAQGDLHVALRAPGDVEMHPMEMASFRKLFR; this comes from the coding sequence ATGAGATCCCTGCTCCTCGCCGCGGCGCTATTCGCCGTCCCCGCGGCGCTCCATGCCGAGACCCAGCACCTGAGCATCTCCGTCGCGGACTATCCCCTGGACAAGTTCCTGGAGACGCTCTCGCAACAGACCAAGGCCAACTTCATCGTGGCTGAAGGCGTCCAGGACCGGCGCGTCAGTCTCTCGTTCAAGAACGCCCCCGTCAAAGAGGTGCTCGACCAGCTCCGGCAGTCCAAGGGCTTGAGCTACCAGGAGCTCGGCCCCAACCTCTATCTGCTCGCGAACAAGCCCCTGTCCCTCGACGGAGCCAGGGCCCTCGACGGCTACGCCGTCTTTGGCGCCACGCTGACCATCCGCGCGCGCCAAGCCCCGCTGCAAGGGCTCTTCGACCAGATCGGGGGGCAGACCAAGACGAACTTCTCCCTGGCCGAAGGGCTCGAGGGTTCCCGGGCCACCTTGCTCCTCAAGAAAGTGACGGCACGACAGGCCGTGCAGGTGCTCTGCGCCATCAAAGGACTCACCGTGAACATCACAGGAAGCGGCAGCTTTATCGTCAGGCCCGTAAACCCTGCGCCCGCCGCAGGCGCGCGCCGCCTGCCGGACTCGCGGCCGCTGGTGGTGCGCGACACGCCCAACCCGGGCCAGGTCGACATCGCGGCAGGAGAGCGCTTCCTCATCGAGCTGCCCGGCAATCTGAAGTCCCCTTACGAATGGGTGGTCGCGGAGATCGACCCCGGGATGGTCTCGGTGGGACAGACCATCATGACGGCGAAGAAAGGCGATCCCGACGGATACGCCACCTGGGTCTTCCCGTTCCAGGCCCTCAAGCCCGGCGGGACGTCGGTCCTGCTGGAGTACCGCAACGCCAGGGAGAAGGAGGCCCCCATCAAGACCTTCAAGCTCGCGGTCACGGTCTCCGAAGGTGCGGCCGCCGCGGCAGCCGCCGCGGAGCCGGAACAGAAGGCCCCCCCCATGAAGGCCGACCCCCAGGGCATCTTCACGGGTTACCGCGGGGTCTCGCTGTCCTTGCCCGGCCACCAGCTGGCCTTCCTCAAGAAGGGCGACCACGTGGACGTCATGGTCACCTTCGACGCCAAGCTGGCCGACAACCGGAAGGAGAAGGTGACGGCCACCATCCTGCAGAACGTCCGGATCGTGGACATCTCCAAGCCCGCCAAGGGCGAGGAGCGCGGGACCATCCAGATCCTGCTCAACCCCAACGAGGCGCAGTACGCCGCCTTGAGCGACGCCCAGGGCGACCTGCACGTCGCGCTGCGCGCCCCGGGAGACGTGGAGATGCACCCCATGGAGATGGCGAGCTTCCGCAAGCTCTTCCGCTGA